DNA sequence from the Pseudomonadota bacterium genome:
ACCCCATCGTCTACGAGGAAGACCTCGCCCTTCTCACGGTCGTCAGCGACACGACGGAACGCCAGCACACGCAAGAAGCCCTTCTGGAAAGCGAAAAACGCTTCCGCGGCGCCTTCGAGGCCGCTCCGCACGGCATGGCCATTGTCGGCATCAACGGCGCGTGGCTAAAGGTAAACCAGGCGCTTTGCACGATCGTCGGCTACGACGAAGAGGAATTGCTTGCGACCAACTTCCAGGCGGTTACCCACCAAGATGATTTGCAGAAAGACCTTGCCTTGGCGAGGCAGATGCTGGATGGGGAAATTTCCAGTTGCCAGATGGAGAAGCGTTATATCCACAAGGCGGGGCACGCCGTTTGGGTCTTGCTGGCCGCATCCCTGGTGCGGGATTCCCGCGATCAACCGAGCCACTTCGTTGTCCAGTGCTATGACCTGACCGAACGCAAGCGGATCGAGGAAGCCCTTCTGGAAAGCAATCGGCGGTTTCAGGGAATTATCGACTTCAGCCCCTTGTTGATTTCCATCAAGGGGGTCGATAGCCGTTACAAGCTCATCAACAAAAATTATGCGGCCTATTTGGGCATACAGAGTGAAGACATCTCCGGCAAGACGATCGCCGAACGCTACCCTGGAAATCCTGCGGTCGTTCGACAGACCGAAGAAGAAGACCGGGAACTGATCAAGACCGGCGAACCGCAACAGGACCGCATAACGACGCGCAGCAAGGGCGGCGAAGAACATCATTTTCTGGTGACGAAATTCCTGCTTCGCGATGCCGCCGGGCAACCCAATGAGATCTGCGGAATCGCGATGGACATCACGGCACGCAAGCAGGCCGAACAGGCGCTCGAGGAAAGCCAGCGCCGGCTCCAGGGCATCCTCGATTACAGCCCGATCTACATCACGATCAAAGGGGCCGATGGGCGCTACAAGATCTTCAATAGGCATTACGAAGTTAGCTCGGGCATCAAAAGCGAAGACGTCGTCGGCAAGACGAACTTTGAGCGTCCCCGCGCCGATCCGGAGCGGCCCGCAGAAATCGAACGGGAAGACAAGGAACTGCTCCGAACCGGAAAACCGAAGCAGAATTTCGAAGTTATCCGCGTTTTCAAGGGCGAGGCACGGCAATTCCTGACGACGAAGTCGCCGCTGATGGGTCCGGATGGAAAACCCAACGAGATCGTCTCCATCGGGATCGATATCACGGAACGCAAGCGGGCCGAGGAGGCCCTTCGCGAACGCGAAGAGCAGATCCGCCTTCTCCTGGAAACGGTGGGCGAAGGAATCTACGGCCTGGACACCAACGGGAACGCCACCTTCGTGAACCCGGCCGCCGCCCGCATGGTCGGCTATTCGGTCGAGGAATTGATCGGCCGGCCGATGCACGCGCGCATCCATCACAGCCATCCCGACAGCACCCCTTACCCGGCCGAACGGTGTCCGATCCACCTGACGTTGCGGGATGGCATCAGCCATACCGTGAAAGACGATGTCCTGTGGCGGAAGGACGGCACAAGCTTCCCGGTCGAATACACGAGCACCCCCATACACAAGGAGGGCAAGCTGGTGGGCACCGTCGTGACCTTCCGCGACATCACGCAACGGAAGGAGATCGAGGCGAAGCTTCGGGAAAGCGAGGCGCGGTTCCGGATGATCGCCGAGCAGGCGCCGATCCCGATCGCGATCAACCGCCTCTCGGACAGTCGAATTCTTTACGCCAACCCCCGGATGAATGCCTATTTCGGCCTGCCCCCCGGTCGGATGACCGGGATGGTCGGGGCGGATTGCTACCAGAACCCTAAAGAGCGAAAAGGCACCGTCACCCGCATCCTGGAAAAAGGTTATCTACACGACACCGAGATCAAGCTGAAAAGGCCGGACGGCACGCCGATGACGGCGATCGCTTCCTATAGCCGCATTGACTTCGACGGCAACGATGCGGTGATCGCTGTCCTTCAGGACGTGACGGAACTCAAGGAAGCCGAGGCCGCGCTGCGGGAAAGCGAGCGGCGCTTCCGCGCCGTCGTCGAAGGGGCGCCCATGCCCTTGGTCATCGCGCACGTTTCCGACGGCAAGGTGATTTTCGCCAACGCGCACGCGGCGGGGACGTTCGGTTTTGACTCCGCGTCGGAAATTACCGGCAAGCACATACACGCCTTCTACCAGAATCCCGAGGAACGGCATAAAATCATGCGGCTTGTCCATGAACAAGGCAAAGTCCAGGGATTGGAACTCCAGCTGAAGCGGAAGGACGGCACGCCGATGACCGTTCTTCTCGCCAGCCACCTTCTCACCCTTGAGGGTGAAAAAGTCGTGCTCTCTGGCTTCCAGGACATCACCGCCCTGGAAGAAGCGGAGGAAAAATTCCGGCGCGCCCAAAAGATGGAGGCCATCGGACAGCTGACCGGCGGCATCGCCCATGATTTCAACAACCTTCTCGGAGTCGTTATCGGCAATCTGGAATTGCTGGAGGAACGCGTCAAGGACGAAGCCGTACAAAAGCTGGCGAACCGCGCGCTGGGCGCCGCGGACCGGGGGGCCATGCTTATCCGGCGACTGCTGATCTTCTCCCGCAAGCAGAACCTGGCGCCGCAGCCGACCAACCTCAACCGGCTGGTCGTCGGCATGACCGAGCTGTTCGAGCACAGCCTGGCCAAGACCGTTGAAGTCCGGATCGAACTCGCCGACGAGCTTTGGCCCGTCATGGTGGACCCCAGCCAACTGGAAACCGCCATCCTGAACCTCGCCTTAAACGCCCAGGACGCGATGCCGAACGGCGGCCGGCTGACGATCGCGACCAGGAACGTCACGGCCGCCGAGACCGGACTGACGGAAGGCGAGCTTGCTGCCGGCCGTTACGTCGCACTTGTCGTGAGCGACAACGGCATCGGCATCCCGAAGGAGAATCTGGCGCGTGTGTTCGAGCCCTTCTTCACGACGAAGGGGATCGGCAAGGGCAGCGGGCTTGGGCTCAGCGTGGCCTACGGCTTCATTCGGCAATCCAACGGCCACATTCGAATCGAAAGCGCGCCCGGCGCCGGCACCCGCGTACGCGTCTACCTGCCGGCTACCGAAAAAAGCCCGAGCCTGCCAGCTACACCTTCCCTGCCGAAGGACCGCTTCCAAGGCGAAGGCGAAACCATTCTTCTCGTCGAGGACGACATCGAAATGCGGCGTCTCGCGAAACGCCTGCTGACCGACTTGAATTACCGGGTCATCGAGGCGGAGGACGCCCTTTCCGCCCAGAAGATTCTGGCCACCGACTCGGGAAGAATTGACCTGCTCTTCACGGACGTCGTGCTGCCGCGTGGCCTGAGCGGCATCGACCTCATGCGGCAGGTCAAGGAACGCTATCCGAAACTCAAAGTCCTTCTAACCTCCGGCTATATGGCCGAATTTCCCGGCCGCGACGGCATCGCCAATTTGAAGGCCGACCTCGTCGAGAAGCCCTATCGGAGGCACGTTCTCGCCCAGAAAATCCGCGCCGTGCTAGCCGACAACCGCCCGCGCACCGCGCCATCCTCCTAACCCTATGAAAGAAGCCCTCTTTCGCCTGGAAAGCGAATTGCTTTCCGGGCCGCAAATGGTTAACGTTTCCTTAACAAAAGGAGCATCCTCAACGGCAAGGGGGAAGGATGAAGGCCTATGGGGAGCTCGTCGGTGAGGTCGGCCGACGGATTCATTATCGCGCGGATCGCTACAAGGTCCGGGATTTGTTTCGACGGGTGCTGCCCGACGTTACGGTTGACCATTCTTCTTTTACCCTCCATGACCTGAGCATGAGCGGGTTTGCCGTCTTCGCCGGTCGGCAGGACGACTGGCATGGCGAGATCGACGCCGAACTGCCCATTCGCCTTCGTCTCGGCAATGCGGTCCTGCACGAAGGCCTGGGCCGCGTCCGGCGCGTCGAGCCGACGCCGTTCGGCACCAAGGTCGCGCTCCAGATCATCAACGGCTACCTGGATATCCCCGCGCTCGTCTCGGTGCACGACGAGGCGTGCCTGCGGCAGGAACTCGCGGGCGGCCTGGAGGCGGCAAACGACCGCATTGCCCCGGCGTACCGGCAACTCGTCGCTGACGTCCTGCACCTTTTGCGCCGCTACCGCCTGGCGCTTGATAAATTCGACCGCCCAACCAACCCGCACACGCCAGCGGACGATGTTCGCATGGCCGAAGCCCTCTCGATCTGCGAGGAGCGGATTCTCCCTGAATGCCGGGCTCTCTGGTACCAGGCGAACGCCCTCGTAGAGCCCGCCCTCGAAGACCCGGAAACGCTCCGGCAAACGAAACGCTTCACGGAACTGGTTCTGACCCCGGAATTTCTCGAAGGGCCGATCTGGAAGCGAAGCTACGAGAAGCCCTTAGGCTATCCCGGCGACTACGAGGTCATGAACTACGTCTATGCCTGGCGACGGCAGGGCGCCACCGCCTTCGGCAAGTTGCTGCACCGCGTCGGTCTCGACGGAATGGAATGCATCGCCAACCGCATGGTGATGATGCAGCAAACGATCGCCGAGGTCGTCGCCAGAAAGACGGGTCCCGTCCACATCACGAATCTGGCCTGCGGCCCGGCCCAGGAAGTCGTGAACTACCTGAAGCTTGCCCATCTTCCCAATCCCGTTCACCTGACGCTGATCGATCAGGATCAGCGGGCCCTAGCCCAAGCGTACGAACGGACCTACCCGGAAACGCTGCGCCTGGCCGGGCAAGCCAGCGTCAATTGCCTGCACGTCGCCTTCGTACAGTTGATGAAGGGCGAAAAAATTCTCGAAAAAATCCCCCCCCAGGACCTCATCTACGCGATCGGGCTTGTCGACTACCTGAGCGCGCGGCAGGCCAGCACCTTGCTAAAGAGCCTCTACCAGCAACTGGCGCCGGGCGGTTGCCTCGTGATCGGCAACGTCAAGAAGGGCCGACACGGGCTTTTATGGCCGGCCGAGTTCTTGTGCGACTGGTCTCTCGTATACCGGACCGAAGCCGATCTCGCGGACCTGGCAAGGGACCTGCCGACCGCGACGCGGACGATCAAGTCGGACGCCACCGACCGCATCCAGCTTCTTTATCTGCAAAGGCCGAAGCCGTAAGCCTCAAGCGGCATCGCCCGCCCGCTGCGGCATATCCTTCGACCCGGCCACCCGCTTGGCCGGAAAGCGCAGGGTCACCGTCGTGCCGATCCCAAGTTCGCTTTCGATCTCGACCGCACCGTCGTGCAGTTCCATGATTTTCTTCGCCAGCGGCAGGCCAAGGCCTGTCCCTTCATGGCCGCGGGAATAAGCACTTTCCACCTGGACAAAAGGCTCGAAGATCTTCGGGATATCTTCCTTGGCGATTCCGATGCCGGTATCTTCGATCCGAACCAGCACGCCGCCGTCCTTGGTCTCCCCGACAGAAACGGCGACGGCCCCTCCGCGCTGCGTGAACTTCACGGCGTTCGACACCAGGTTAATGAGACTTTGCCGCAAGAGCCGTGGGTCCGCCAGCAACCGGGTCACCGCCTGCGGTACGTCGAAGTGAAGTCGGACCCCGCCTTCCGCCGCCCGCTCGCGGAACATGCGCAAGCACCGGTCGATGACTTCCGTCAGGTTCACGACCTCCTCGCGCAGGGTCAGCTTGCCGGCTTCCGCCTTCGAAAGATCCAGGATATCCGTGATCAGGCTAAGGAGATGGCTTCCGCTGCTGTGGATGTCCTCGATATAGGCCCGGTATTTTTCCGAGCCAAGCGGGCCGAACATCTGCTGCTTGATGATGTCGGAAAAGCCGAGGATGGCGTTCAGCGGCGTGCGCAGTTCGTGGCTCATGACGGCAAGGAATTCCGTTTTTGCCTGGCTGCTGGCGCGGGCTTCCTCCAAAAGCTGATCGGAGCGCCATTTTTCTTTGAGAAGAAGCTGCATGTTGACGAAGTTCTGGCGAATATAGAGTTCCTGCGTGTAGCTCGTGAACACGCCAACCAGCAACGCAACACCAAGAAAGAAATTGTTGTTGATAAGGGTTTCAAGCGGGATCGGGTTGGCGACCAGCGCCACGTACTGGTAAAGCCCGATCAGCGCGACGGAAACGGCGGCGGCGTATAGGTACCGAAGCACGCTCAGGCTGGAGCAGTAGATGATGACGAGGATAAGCCCGGCGTAATAAAAATGATTGCCCGGCGCGTCCGCGATGGCCACCATGCCGAGAACGCCAAGGCCGGGAACGAGCATGCCGAGCGCGAGAATGGGCTGCGAGAATTTCCAAAAGGTTTTTGTGAGCGTAACCAGGAACATTCCGAACAGGATCGGGCAGACCAGCCCGAAACGGATAGCCCAGATTGCCATCAGTTGTTCGGGAACGATGTAAAGGTCAAGAATCGCGAACAGGGCATAGAGAAACATCCCGGAAAAGATCGATACCCAGACGATGGGAAGCGACTGCCGGATGTGCATGTTCTGGTAGCGCCGCTCCGTCTCCCCGTCGTTGAAACGAAGGCGGAGCTTTCCGAGACGGAGCTGCGGCACATTCCACGTCTCGATCGGGTTTTCTTTCATCCTTCTCCCTCAAAAGGTTAGTGCCGAACCAGGCGCGCTCCTTCGAGCGCACTGCCCGCCCCGTCGGTTAACGGTTCGTTACCAACCTATGGGAAAAGTTTAAAAAATCCTTTAAACCGCCAGGCGCTGGGTGGCCGGTTCGGAATAACCTTGCGATTCATGGGGTTCTAGAAAAAGCGGCTGAGGCGAAGTGTCACGAAATCGTCCTGGGCGATCCCGGCGAGCAGGCGCTCCCCCTTCGAATCGAAGGAGAGGCGCGCCTCCATCTCGACCTTCCAGCGGTCGCCGACCCGGCGCTCCGCCTCGACGAAGAGAAACGTCGCCTGGGAAGTCCGGTCAACGATCGCGCCGACCAGCGCCCCCGTACTCTGGGCATCGTTCAAGGCCAGCCGCGAGCCGAAAAAAACGTCCCCCTCGTTCGCCGTAAGCGGCGCGCGCGCCGGGTCGCGGCCGTCGTACTGGTGTTCGGCCAGAAGCCCAAGGTCGTAATCGGTTTCGAAGATCTGGTAGAGCGTGTATTCGAAACCGGCTACGGTCGCGAAGAACCGCCGGCCATGGCCGCTCCGCGTCATCGCCTCCAATTTCCAGAGCCACGCCCCCGTCGTCAGTTGGGCATCCAGCGAGGTTTGGTCGATCTGGTCGTAGTGCGGAACGAGAACGAGTCGGCCGCTGGTTCGAGGCGTGACGATCAGCCGAGGTTCGCGGCTTGTCCCGTGAAAATGCGCAACCCCGATGTCCCACTTACTCACCGTATGCGACCAACGCAGGGCATAATCCACATGGGCTTCTTTGGCCGCCGAGTCGTAGGTGGGATCGTCGGCGTCGATGGCAAGCGGCCCGCGCAGCCTGGCGTCGTCATCCGCGAACGTACGCTCCCGGAACCCAGGCAAGACGAAAAAACTCAGCGTTCCCCACTCCTGCCGCAGCCGGAAATTCACCATCGGCTGGCCCAACTTGTCCTCGTTATCAATGTCTTCGACGCCATCGAACTGGTTGATGATATCGACCAGATGGCGGGATTCCGTGACCCCCCAGAAAACGCGGTCGAAACCGACGACAAGATCCCAGCCGTCCCCAATATGGAGCCAGTTTGCCTCGCGGATATCGGCGTGGGTGCGGCGGTCGTCGTCGGCGTCCCAGCGCGCAAAAGGAAGAAAGGTCAGGCGGTTTTGCCGCCCGTCCCATTCGTAGACGATTTCCGGCGCGGCCTCGAAGGAGGGGGAAACCCGCGTGTCGTCCTGTTCGGAAAAGAGCGGCGGGTTTGGGAAAAACCGCGCCTCGATGGCGAGGGACCCGGCAAGGTCCCACTCCCCGGCGAAAGCGTTTCCCGCCGGTAAAAGCGCCGCGGCGACAAGAAAGAAAGTACGCGTCTTTGTCACCGGACTCGCGACAGTTGGCTTGACGTAAAGTTATCCTCGCTCAAGCCGATCCGGAAACGGTAGTCGCTAAAAAGCAGGGTCGTCGATTTTCCGGTTTGCACGTTATCCACTTCCATCCGCTGCGGTCGCCAGTAGCGATCCAGGTAACGCCGGTATTCCGACTGGACGAGAATCTTCAACAGCTCTTCCTTGCGGTCGTAGTATTC
Encoded proteins:
- a CDS encoding PAS domain S-box protein, with translation MKISPHDPAIRPDPKKRRRRDESERRLRAVVKAAPVPLFITRADDGEILYANSEAGSLLGLPPETLTGRKITEFYVAPKKRKTVLATLEKKGFIRDYEIELKKATGEVILALISSNPIVYEEDLALLTVVSDTTERQHTQEALLESEKRFRGAFEAAPHGMAIVGINGAWLKVNQALCTIVGYDEEELLATNFQAVTHQDDLQKDLALARQMLDGEISSCQMEKRYIHKAGHAVWVLLAASLVRDSRDQPSHFVVQCYDLTERKRIEEALLESNRRFQGIIDFSPLLISIKGVDSRYKLINKNYAAYLGIQSEDISGKTIAERYPGNPAVVRQTEEEDRELIKTGEPQQDRITTRSKGGEEHHFLVTKFLLRDAAGQPNEICGIAMDITARKQAEQALEESQRRLQGILDYSPIYITIKGADGRYKIFNRHYEVSSGIKSEDVVGKTNFERPRADPERPAEIEREDKELLRTGKPKQNFEVIRVFKGEARQFLTTKSPLMGPDGKPNEIVSIGIDITERKRAEEALREREEQIRLLLETVGEGIYGLDTNGNATFVNPAAARMVGYSVEELIGRPMHARIHHSHPDSTPYPAERCPIHLTLRDGISHTVKDDVLWRKDGTSFPVEYTSTPIHKEGKLVGTVVTFRDITQRKEIEAKLRESEARFRMIAEQAPIPIAINRLSDSRILYANPRMNAYFGLPPGRMTGMVGADCYQNPKERKGTVTRILEKGYLHDTEIKLKRPDGTPMTAIASYSRIDFDGNDAVIAVLQDVTELKEAEAALRESERRFRAVVEGAPMPLVIAHVSDGKVIFANAHAAGTFGFDSASEITGKHIHAFYQNPEERHKIMRLVHEQGKVQGLELQLKRKDGTPMTVLLASHLLTLEGEKVVLSGFQDITALEEAEEKFRRAQKMEAIGQLTGGIAHDFNNLLGVVIGNLELLEERVKDEAVQKLANRALGAADRGAMLIRRLLIFSRKQNLAPQPTNLNRLVVGMTELFEHSLAKTVEVRIELADELWPVMVDPSQLETAILNLALNAQDAMPNGGRLTIATRNVTAAETGLTEGELAAGRYVALVVSDNGIGIPKENLARVFEPFFTTKGIGKGSGLGLSVAYGFIRQSNGHIRIESAPGAGTRVRVYLPATEKSPSLPATPSLPKDRFQGEGETILLVEDDIEMRRLAKRLLTDLNYRVIEAEDALSAQKILATDSGRIDLLFTDVVLPRGLSGIDLMRQVKERYPKLKVLLTSGYMAEFPGRDGIANLKADLVEKPYRRHVLAQKIRAVLADNRPRTAPSS
- a CDS encoding ATP-binding protein; the encoded protein is MKENPIETWNVPQLRLGKLRLRFNDGETERRYQNMHIRQSLPIVWVSIFSGMFLYALFAILDLYIVPEQLMAIWAIRFGLVCPILFGMFLVTLTKTFWKFSQPILALGMLVPGLGVLGMVAIADAPGNHFYYAGLILVIIYCSSLSVLRYLYAAAVSVALIGLYQYVALVANPIPLETLINNNFFLGVALLVGVFTSYTQELYIRQNFVNMQLLLKEKWRSDQLLEEARASSQAKTEFLAVMSHELRTPLNAILGFSDIIKQQMFGPLGSEKYRAYIEDIHSSGSHLLSLITDILDLSKAEAGKLTLREEVVNLTEVIDRCLRMFRERAAEGGVRLHFDVPQAVTRLLADPRLLRQSLINLVSNAVKFTQRGGAVAVSVGETKDGGVLVRIEDTGIGIAKEDIPKIFEPFVQVESAYSRGHEGTGLGLPLAKKIMELHDGAVEIESELGIGTTVTLRFPAKRVAGSKDMPQRAGDAA
- a CDS encoding class I SAM-dependent methyltransferase; the protein is MKAYGELVGEVGRRIHYRADRYKVRDLFRRVLPDVTVDHSSFTLHDLSMSGFAVFAGRQDDWHGEIDAELPIRLRLGNAVLHEGLGRVRRVEPTPFGTKVALQIINGYLDIPALVSVHDEACLRQELAGGLEAANDRIAPAYRQLVADVLHLLRRYRLALDKFDRPTNPHTPADDVRMAEALSICEERILPECRALWYQANALVEPALEDPETLRQTKRFTELVLTPEFLEGPIWKRSYEKPLGYPGDYEVMNYVYAWRRQGATAFGKLLHRVGLDGMECIANRMVMMQQTIAEVVARKTGPVHITNLACGPAQEVVNYLKLAHLPNPVHLTLIDQDQRALAQAYERTYPETLRLAGQASVNCLHVAFVQLMKGEKILEKIPPQDLIYAIGLVDYLSARQASTLLKSLYQQLAPGGCLVIGNVKKGRHGLLWPAEFLCDWSLVYRTEADLADLARDLPTATRTIKSDATDRIQLLYLQRPKP